From one Lycium barbarum isolate Lr01 chromosome 6, ASM1917538v2, whole genome shotgun sequence genomic stretch:
- the LOC132644066 gene encoding uncharacterized protein LOC132644066, with translation MHSAGYFYIIIWFLIAILVGSESTSSDSYAKSSLDSLLQQYAFRELSWQRTRTGVPYDAYVPSNLTGITISALMLTRYSLKWRVYGWFKEFVIPSGIVEDPYVRKLVLVYQNLANWSSFYYPLPGYTYLTPVLGILAYDAYDLYAKNLPELDILALEDPITIRFPYVQPAPEGSLPKCVYFYLNNWVEFGDVIDGNICETRIQGHFSIVTEVKVAPSPSPAAYEIAPSPSPTADENNHQKINSKMWRISMVFLVFAISGILIVLVRKCGLLEIRQRPDDSAAIVEPLLVNTEVPLPVEAPTRPLPENDYVLQVTQKL, from the coding sequence ATGCATTCAGCAGGTTATTTCTACATAATTATCTGGTTTCTAATTGCTATTCTGGTTGGATCTGAATCAACTAGTTCAGACTCATATGCAAAAAGCTCACTTGATTCCTTACTTCAGCAATATGCTTTCAGGGAATTGAGCTGGCAAAGAACAAGGACTGGTGTTCCTTATGATGCATATGTTCCTTCCAACTTAACAGGGATTACAATTTCAGCCTTGATGCTTACAAGATACAGCTTAAAATGGAGAGTCTATGGCTGGTTTAAAGAATTCGTTATCCCATCTGGGATCGTAGAGGATCCTTATGTAAGGAAACTTGTTCTGGTTTACCAAAACTTGGCTAATTGGTCATCCTTTTATTATCCTTTACCTGGTTACACTTATTTGACACCAGTTTTGGGAATTTTGGCTTATGATGCTTATGATTTGTATGCCAAAAATCTTCCAGAATTGGATATACTAGCGTTGGAAGATCCTATCACCATCAGGTTTCCTTATGTGCAGCCAGCACCAGAAGGGTCTTTGCCTAAGTGTGTTTATTTCTATTTGAATAATTGGGTTGAATTTGGTGATGTTATAGATGGAAATATTTGCGAAACCAGAATACAAGGCCATTTTTCTATAGTTACTGAGGTGAAAGTTGCTCCAAGTCCTTCTCCTGCTGCTTATGAAATTGCTCCGAGTCCTTCTCCAACTGCTGATGaaaataatcatcaaaagatcaACTCTAAAATGTGGAGGATTTCAATGGTATTTCTAGTATTTGCCATCTCGGGAATATTAATTGTTCTTGTAAGAAAGTGTGGATTATTGGAAATAAGACAGAGGCCGGATGATTCAGCAGCAATTGTTGAGCCATTGTTAGTGAACACAGAGGTGCCATTGCCAGTGGAAGCTCCAACTAGACCGTTGCCGGAGAACGACTATGTGCTTCAAGTTACGCAGAAACTATGA
- the LOC132644083 gene encoding uncharacterized protein LOC132644083 has product MSHKEEKDGTFSFNNQERNFRIAVDQEKFPTPFSDLQSLMFLVAFLYTILVLPVLNAELTNAEFSARLLDSVLQDYAFRAFVRPRTGIPYNGNVPSNFTGIKVAALRLRSGSMRRRGVSRYKEFHIPIGVLEQPYVERLVLVYHNLANWSNLYYPLTGYTHLTPVLGILSYDASNLSAKNLPELDIRSSEKPILVNFSSVKPVPMGLSPKCAYFNLDGAVEFDNILNGNVCKTTKQGHFSIVVEFTAAEPEPASGGGSGSGTEGHKSGRKKWVIFGSVVGGFVALVFLVLLIVCLKKYDKQKKIERMEEAADRDVPLLMTRVGHTKAPVASETRTRPSLENEYLP; this is encoded by the coding sequence ATGTCTCACAAGGAAGAAAAGGATGGAACTTTTTCTTTCAATAATCAAGAGAGGAACTTCAGAATTGCAGTTGATCAAGAGAAATTTCCTACTCCTTTTTCAGATCTTCAGTCTCTGATGTTTCTTGTTGCATTTCTCTACACTATCCTTGTTCTACCAGTGCTTAATGCTGAATTAACAAATGCAGAATTTTCGGCAAGGCTGCTTGATTCAGTTCTTCAAGACTATGCTTTTAGGGCATTTGTTAGGCCAAGAACTGGGATTCCTTACAATGGCAATGTGCCTTCCAATTTCACCGGAATCAAAGTTGCTGCACTCAGACTAAGAAGTGGGAGCATGAGGAGAAGGGGTGTTAGTAGATACAAAGAATTTCATATCCCAATTGGTGTTTTGGAGCAACCTTATGTAGAGAGGCTTGTTTTGGTTTATCACAATTTAGCCAATTGGTCCAATTTGTATTACCCTTTAACAGGTTACACTCATCTAACACCAGTTTTGGGTATTTTATCTTATGATGCTTCCAATTTATCAGCTAAAAATCTGCCAGAGTTGGATATTAGATCATCAGAGAAGCCCATTTTGGTCAATTTTTCTAGTGTAAAGCCAGTGCCAATGGGATTGTCACCTAAGTGTGCGTACTTTAACTTGGATGGTGCAGTGGAATTTGACAATATATTGAATGGGAATGTGTGTAAGACAACCAAACAAGGCCATTTTTCTATAGTTGTTGAGTTCACTGCTGCTGAGCCAGAACCTGCCAGTGGAGGTGGTAGTGGTAGTGGCACAGAGGGTCATAAAAGTGGTAGGAAAAAATGGGTAATATTTGGATCAGTTGTTGGTGGATTTGTGGCTTTGGTGTTCTTGGTTTTATTGATTGTTTGTCTAAAGAAGTATGATAAACAGAAAAAGATTGAGAGGATGGAAGAGGCAGCAGATAGAGATGTACCATTGCTGATGACAAGAGTTGGACATACAAAGGCTCCAGTGGCTTCAGAGACACGTACAAGACCCTCATTAGAGAATGAATATCTCCCATAG